Proteins from a genomic interval of Sugiyamaella lignohabitans strain CBS 10342 chromosome C, complete sequence:
- the SAY1 gene encoding Say1p (Sterol deacetylase; component of the sterol acetylation/deacetylation cycle along with Atf2p; active both in the endoplasmic reticulum (ER) and in lipid droplets; integral membrane protein with active site in the ER lumen; green fluorescent protein (GFP)-fusion protein localizes to the ER; GO_component: GO:0005783 - endoplasmic reticulum [Evidence IEA]; GO_component: GO:0005783 - endoplasmic reticulum [Evidence IDA] [PMID 14562095]; GO_component: GO:0005783 - endoplasmic reticulum [Evidence IDA] [PMID 24868093]; GO_component: GO:0005788 - endoplasmic reticulum lumen [Evidence IDA] [PMID 18034159]; GO_component: GO:0005789 - endoplasmic reticulum membrane [Evidence IEA]; GO_component: GO:0016021 - integral component of membrane [Evidence IEA]; GO_component: GO:0016021 - integral component of membrane [Evidence IDA] [PMID 18034159]; GO_component: GO:0005811 - lipid particle [Evidence IDA] [PMID 24868093]; GO_component: GO:0016020 - membrane [Evidence IEA]; GO_function: GO:0016787 - hydrolase activity [Evidence IEA]; GO_function: GO:0034084 - steryl deacetylase activity [Evidence IDA,IMP] [PMID 18034159]; GO_process: GO:0009636 - response to toxic substance [Evidence IMP] [PMID 18034159]; GO_process: GO:0034210 - sterol deacetylation [Evidence IMP] [PMID 18034159]; GO_process: GO:0016125 - sterol metabolic process [Evidence IMP] [PMID 18034159]), which translates to MPTSAAKVLGWTMKKPFKNYGKKYASDGFTAYWLVELDDRQPEDPVLIFCHGGGFVFPLSLPQVWLLTAIVRAFPSVRLNVLILDYSLSPEHRYPTQIEEIASLYRHLLDVEACENIVLAGESCGGNLILALLAHLKHGFPTASPTTSKCKDTAVKGAILISPWVNLAIEAVVHDADSSYVKNAHEDILNTERLCFWANEYCPDKLTRQTSPWVSPVLLIKENIGFWENVLPARTLITWGEEELMKDDVARFASMTNISNAFEVPNGVHVDVLFQSKSPVYDKIIAFLEGVFEAKSVDSSTSTIL; encoded by the coding sequence ATGCCTACTAGTGCCGCAAAGGTTCTGGGATGGACAATGAAGAAACCGTTTAAGAACTACGGCAAAAAGTACGCTTCAGATGGATTTACTGCTTATTGGCTGGTTGAACTGGATGATAGACAACCAGAGGATCCTGTTCTGATATTCTGTCATGGAGGTGGATTTGTATTTCCGCTATCTCTTCCCCAAGTTTGGTTGTTGACTGCTATCGTGAGAGCATTCCCTAGCGTAAGATTAAACGTCTTGATATTGGACTATTCATTGTCACCAGAGCATAGATACCCAACACAAATCGAAGAAATTGCTTCTCTTTATCGCCATTTGCTTGATGTTGAGGCATGTGAGAATATTGTGCTTGCTGGTGAATCTTGTGGAGGAAATTTGATACTTGCCTTGTTAGCACATCTAAAGCATGGGTTTCCGACCGCAAGTCCCACTACAAGTAAATGCAAGGACACTGCTGTCAAGGGAGCCATACTCATATCACCATGGGTTAATCTTGCAATAGAAGCAGTTGTCCACGATGCAGACTCTTCATATGTAAAGAATGCTCATGAGGATATTTTAAATACTGAACGGTTATGCTTTTGGGCAAATGAGTATTGCCCAGACAAACTTACAAGACAGACGTCTCCTTGGGTTAGCCCTGTCTTATTGATAAAGGAAAACATTGGCTTTTGGGAAAATGTATTACCAGCGCGTACGTTGATCACCTggggagaagaagaacttatGAAAGACGATGTAGCGCGCTTTGCGTCCATGACCAACATAAGCAATGCGTTCGAAGTTCCCAACGGTGTTCACGTTGATGTATTATTTCAGTCAAAGTCTCCCGTCTATGATAAGATAATAGCATTTCTGGAAGGAGTGTTTGAAGCAAAATCTGTCGATTctagtactagtactatATTATGA
- the COQ6 gene encoding putative N,N-dimethylaniline monooxygenase COQ6 (Putative flavin-dependent monooxygenase; involved in ubiquinone (Coenzyme Q) biosynthesis; localizes to the matrix face of the mitochondrial inner membrane in a large complex with other ubiquinone biosynthetic enzymes; human COX6 can rescue a yeast cox6 mutant and is implicated in steroid-resistant nephrotic syndrome (SRNS); GO_component: GO:0016020 - membrane [Evidence IEA]; GO_component: GO:0005743 - mitochondrial inner membrane [Evidence IEA,IEA]; GO_component: GO:0005743 - mitochondrial inner membrane [Evidence IDA] [PMID 12721307]; GO_component: GO:0005739 - mitochondrion [Evidence IEA]; GO_component: GO:0005739 - mitochondrion [Evidence IDA] [PMID 14576278]; GO_component: GO:0005739 - mitochondrion [Evidence IDA] [PMID 16823961]; GO_function: GO:0004499 - N,N-dimethylaniline monooxygenase activity [Evidence ISA] [PMID 12721307]; GO_function: GO:0050660 - flavin adenine dinucleotide binding [Evidence IEA]; GO_function: GO:0004497 - monooxygenase activity [Evidence IEA,IEA]; GO_function: GO:0016491 - oxidoreductase activity [Evidence IEA,IEA]; GO_function: GO:0016709 - oxidoreductase activity, acting on paired donors, with incorporation or reduction of molecular oxygen, NAD(P)H as one donor, and incorporation of one atom of oxygen [Evidence IEA]; GO_process: GO:0008152 - metabolic process [Evidence IEA]; GO_process: GO:0055114 - oxidation-reduction process [Evidence IEA,IEA]; GO_process: GO:0006744 - ubiquinone biosynthetic process [Evidence IEA,IEA,IEA]; GO_process: GO:0006744 - ubiquinone biosynthetic process [Evidence IMP] [PMID 21944752]; GO_process: GO:0006744 - ubiquinone biosynthetic process [Evidence IMP] [PMID 9266513]) → MSGLIRLGWRPLSRARFIRKPSPAVGSHSKLLASRSQWGLIRHLSTVGPILQAEPSSIDNQSIDASKTDKAGAVNEQKVSYHDVVIIGGGPAGLTLFTALKNSPVTSNLDIVLVEGSSLERLRSWSLPENLYENRVSSLTPRSVEFLKSIGAWDHVHHERVQDYHEMKVWDGCSDSRIEFDPYILGENNEIAWMIENSNLQNSLLSRLAELDSSASVNNVVDSAKVKSISRQPSEQNNKQDGQVSLGAATWDSSSWPVVELENGRKLSARLLVGADGGNSPVRTFAGIQSRGWDYERHGLVASVKLEWEDFRSIAWQRFLVTGPIALLPLPNGFCSLVWSTTPENAQHLKSLTPAAFCAMVNAAFRLGPVDLKYLHTITDEATLIDEIEWRIQNTNIVDEDNNVPVPISEVLDKSRASFPLKMKHADTYVSERVALVGDAAHTTHPLAGQGLNMGQSDVANLVQAIETATKRGLDIGSLLALEPYWASSYWSNHIKLGVVDKLHKLYSSDFGPLVQLRSWGLDFFNESPFLKRLLMSNASK, encoded by the coding sequence ATGTCGGGGTTAATCAGGCTCGGTTGGCGCCCACTGAGTCGGGCACGGTTTATCCGAAAACCATCGCCTGCTGTTGGATCACATTCTAAACTATTAGCTAGCCGATCTCAATGGGGCCTGATTCGACACCTCTCAACTGTTGGTCCAATTCTACAAGCAGAACCTTCCAGCATTGACAATCAGAGTATTGATGCATCTAAAACAGACAAAGCTGGTGCTGTAAATGAACAAAAAGTATCATATCATGATGTTGTTATTATCGGTGGTGGTCCTGCTGGGTTGACATTGTTCACGGCTCTCAAAAATTCACCTGTCACATCCAACCTCGATATTGTCTTGGTTGAGGGCTCCAGTTTAGAACGGTTGCGGTCTTGGAGTCTACCTGAGAATTTATATGAAAATAGAGTAAGCAGCTTGACTCCGAGGTCAGTGGAATTTCTCAAGTCCATTGGCGCCTGGGACCATGTTCATCACGAGCGAGTTCAGGATTATCATGAGATGAAGGTATGGGATGGTTGCTCCGACTCGCGAATTGAGTTTGATCCTTATATCTTGGGTGAGAACAACGAAATTGCCTGGATGATTGAAAACTCGAATCTTCAGAATTCTTTACTTTCAAGGCTTGCTGAGCTGGATTCAAGTGCAAGTGTGAACAATGTGGTCGATTCTGCAAAAGTCAAATCAATATCCAGACAACCATCAGAGCAAAATAACAAGCAAGATGGCCAAGTTTCACTAGGGGCTGCAACCTGGGATTCCTCTTCATGGCCTGttgttgaacttgaaaatggCAGAAAACTGTCAGCAAGACTACTGGTCGGAGCTGACGGTGGCAATTCGCCTGTCCGTACCTTCGCTGGTATTCAATCCCGAGGTTGGGACTATGAACGTCACGGACTTGTAGCTTCTGTGAAACTCGAATGGGAAGATTTCAGATCAATTGCATGGCAGAGGTTTTTAGTCACTGGGCCCATTGCACTACTTCCGCTTCCTAATGGATTCTGCAGTTTAGTATGGTCTACAACGCCAGAGAATGCCCAACATCTGAAGTCGTTAACTCCTGCTGCATTCTGTGCGATGGTTAATGCTGCATTCCGTCTGGGCCCTGTCGATCTAAAGTATCTACACACTATAACTGATGAAGCTACTCTGATTGACGAAATAGAGTGGAGGATACAGAATACAAACATAGTCGATGAAGACAATAACGTACCTGTCCCAATATCAGAAGTTTTAGACAAGTCTAGAGCCAGTTTCCctttgaagatgaaacaTGCTGATACTTATGTTTCAGAGCGTGTTGCTTTAGTTGGCGATGCTGCACACACCACCCATCCGCTGGCTGGTCAAGGCTTGAATATGGGCCAATCAGATGTAGCAAATCTTGTTCAGGCCATTGAGACAGCTACTAAACGCGGTCTTGATATTGGCTCCCTTCTAGCACTTGAACCGTACTGGGCCTCCTCATACTGGTCGAATCATATAAAGCTCGGAGTAGTCGACAAGCTGCACAAGCTGTATTCCTCGGACTTTGGTCCACTTGTTCAGCTGAGATCCTGGGGTCTAGACTTTTTTAACGAATCTCCTTTCCTCAAGCGTTTGCTCATGAGTAACGCATCCAAATAG
- the TGL2 gene encoding Tgl2p (Triacylglycerol lipase that is localized to the mitochondria; has lipolytic activity towards triacylglycerols and diacylglycerols when expressed in E. coli; GO_component: GO:0005739 - mitochondrion [Evidence IDA] [PMID 19959834]; GO_function: GO:0016787 - hydrolase activity [Evidence IEA]; GO_function: GO:0016788 - hydrolase activity, acting on ester bonds [Evidence IEA]; GO_function: GO:0004806 - triglyceride lipase activity [Evidence IEA]; GO_function: GO:0004806 - triglyceride lipase activity [Evidence IDA,IMP] [PMID 9544243]; GO_process: GO:0006505 - GPI anchor metabolic process [Evidence IEA]; GO_process: GO:0006886 - intracellular protein transport [Evidence IEA]; GO_process: GO:0016042 - lipid catabolic process [Evidence IEA]; GO_process: GO:0006629 - lipid metabolic process [Evidence IEA]; GO_process: GO:0019433 - triglyceride catabolic process [Evidence IMP] [PMID 19959834]) has protein sequence MMSSTDLLLAYSAASQQRYQKETDDSGNSRARLMVVLKGVGVNGGIAAVAGSAAKHLSFLCKVGGPYGLGLFNTTTPARFYSDNNGSGTGKGGNPNDQIDGLKNRKEIEGDPANVRDGNLRKEESSDSTVIGKPGSSKSPPKTLLLKHEFENLKAKYTPTKYPIILCHGLFGFDTLKSPVPIIVKDLSYWHGIKEALVDAGAKVLSASVPPVGPIETRAEYLAQVIERWVKEENLDNGNGESDEPLKLNLIGHSMGGLDARYMISVLKPPNIKVLSLTTIVTPHQGTSFADHIFKENPLYITKLLKAIACVGGVEEPSGIKQLTTEHMQNAFNPHVPDDKDVYYSSYGARIGSRWTTVLKYSADYIKSVEGDNDGLVSVESAKWGEYLGTIENCDHLDVVNLVGVTHWLKWATFQKSSFNAIALYLHIMDSLAKKGF, from the coding sequence ATGATGTCCAGTACTGATCTGCTTCTAGCATACTCTGCTGCATCCCAACAACGAtatcaaaaagaaactgacGATTCAGGCAATTCTCGAGCACGACTAATGGTCGTTCTAAAAGGGGTTGGAGTGAATGGTGGTATTGCGGCAGTTGCTGGTTCAGCAGCTAAGCATTTGTCTTTTCTCTGCAAAGTAGGTGGCCCGTATGGCTTGGGGCTATTCAACACCACTACACCTGCAAGGTTTTATAGTGATAACAACGGCAGTGGCACCGGTAAGGGCGGGAATCCCAATGATCAAATAGATGGTCTGAAGAATAGAAAAGAGATAGAGGGAGATCCTGCTAATGTTCGGGATGGAAATTTGCGAAAAGAGGAGTCGTCGGATTCCACAGTTATTGGAAAGCCAGGGTCTTCAAAGTCACCACCAAAAACGCTGTTGCTGAAACACGAGTTCGAAAATTTAAAAGCCAAGTATACACCGACAAAATATCCCATTATTCTCTGCCATGGCTTATTTGGATTCGATACGTTAAAGTCCCCAGTTCCAATTATTGTCAAGGACCTCTCATACTGGCATGGCATCAAGGAGGCATTGGTAGACGCGGGGGCAAAAGTGTTGTCAGCTAGTGTTCCACCTGTTGGGCCGATAGAAACAAGAGCGGAATACCTGGCCCAAGTCATAGAGCGATGGGTGAAGGAAGAAAATCTGGATAATGGTAATGGTGAATCAGACGAGCCCCTGAAGCTCAATTTAATTGGTCATTCTATGGGTGGTCTGGATGCCAGATACATGATATCAGTGTTGAAACCACCAAATATCAAAGTTCTCTCACTCACTACCATTGTAACTCCACATCAAGGAACATCTTTTGCCGACCACATTTTCAAAGAAAATCCTCTTTATATCACCAAGCTTTTGAAGGCCATTGCATGTGTTGGCGGGGTAGAGGAGCCGTCAGGCATAAAGCAACTTACCACTGAGCACATGCAAAACGCATTCAATCCACATGTACCGGATGATAAAGATGTTTATTATTCAAGCTATGGAGCCCGAATTGGATCCAGATGGACGACAGTTCTGAAGTATTCCGCAGATTACATCAAGTCAGTTGAAGGCGATAACGATGGGCTTGTTAGTGTGGAGTCTGCCAAATGGGGTGAGTATCTGGGTACCATTGAAAACTGTGATCACTTAGATGTTGTAAATCTGGTAGGAGTCACCCATTGGTTGAAGTGGGCTACTTTCCAGAAAAGTTCTTTTAATGCCATTGCATTATATTTGCATATCATGGATAGCCTAGCAAAAAAAGGATTTTGA
- the ALD5 gene encoding aldehyde dehydrogenase (NAD(P)(+)) ALD5 (Mitochondrial aldehyde dehydrogenase; involved in regulation or biosynthesis of electron transport chain components and acetate formation; activated by K+; utilizes NADP+ as the preferred coenzyme; constitutively expressed; GO_component: GO:0005759 - mitochondrial matrix [Evidence IEA]; GO_component: GO:0005739 - mitochondrion [Evidence IEA]; GO_component: GO:0005739 - mitochondrion [Evidence IDA] [PMID 14576278]; GO_component: GO:0005739 - mitochondrion [Evidence IDA] [PMID 16823961]; GO_function: GO:0004029 - aldehyde dehydrogenase (NAD) activity [Evidence IDA] [PMID 9473035]; GO_function: GO:0004030 - aldehyde dehydrogenase [NAD(P)+] activity [Evidence IEA]; GO_function: GO:0004030 - aldehyde dehydrogenase [NAD(P)+] activity [Evidence IDA] [PMID 9473035]; GO_function: GO:0016491 - oxidoreductase activity [Evidence IEA,IEA]; GO_function: GO:0016620 - oxidoreductase activity, acting on the aldehyde or oxo group of donors, NAD or NADP as acceptor [Evidence IEA]; GO_process: GO:0019413 - acetate biosynthetic process [Evidence IMP] [PMID 15256563]; GO_process: GO:0006068 - ethanol catabolic process [Evidence IEA]; GO_process: GO:0008152 - metabolic process [Evidence IEA]; GO_process: GO:0055114 - oxidation-reduction process [Evidence IEA,IEA]) gives MLRGILRSQSSQWTKGFRQTVRQYSSSKSSDIADKAVESAFKSSATWKNVPVEEKRDIFYNASKLLKERREELVKLTNQEVGIPSLFAGFFVDDAVDFMTTMGDLVTNSGYGQFLPPVKGRQPIVVREPIGPVFGIVPWNAPTILGLRAAACPLAAGCSVVVKTSEYTPLTQRLTLQTLTDAGVPEGVVNILEVPLEDSPAVVEQVISDFRIRKVNFTGSGRVGAIVAGLAGTHLKPILLELGGKAAAIVDETADFETAARNIVLGAWANSGQICMSTERIFVTKEAADGFNKAITKVSHEELNQDYLQCRQISPVNSKRIEQLAKDAVSKGATSIVNGIPKAKDGDVSKSILTNVSQDSELFDSETFAPLAFFNIVDSVDQAIDLVNSSKFGLNSSVWTADTAKGIEIARKINSGTVHINGNTVFDHGSVPHGGVKNSGFGRFNGQWGIDEFTVIKTITYPV, from the coding sequence ATGCTTCGAGGAATTCTCAGGTCACAAAGTTCTCAGTGGACTAAAGGATTCAGACAAACCGTCAGACAGTATTCGTCGTCCAAATCTTCTGATATTGCAGACAAGGCAGTGGAGTCTGCTTTCAAATCGTCAGCCACTTGGAAAAATGTTCCCGTAGAAGAGAAGAGGGATATCTTTTACAATGCCTCCAAGTTGTTGAAGGAGCGTCGTGAGGAATTGGTCAAGTTGACAAATCAAGAGGTCGGCATTCCCAGCTTGTTTGCTGGGTTTTTCGTAGACGATGCTGTAGACTTCATGACTACCATGGGTGACCTTGTAACAAATTCTGGTTATGGCCAGTTTCTTCCTCCTGTCAAGGGAAGACAGCCAATTGTTGTCAGGGAGCCTATTGGACCGGTATTTGGTATTGTTCCATGGAATGCTCCCACCATTTTGGGTCTACGGGCAGCAGCTTGTCCTTTGGCAGCCGGATGCTCTGTTGTAGTCAAAACTTCAGAATATACACCTCTGACTCAACGGCTAACTTTACAAACGCTCACAGATGCCGGTGTGCCCGAGGGTGTGGTCAACATTCTCGAAGTTCCACTGGAAGATAGTCCTGCTGTGGTAGAACAAGTGATTTCTGATTTCAGAATTAGAAAGGTTAACTTCACCGGATCTGGTAGAGTTGGTGCTATTGTTGCTGGACTAGCTGGTACACATCTTAAGCCTATACTACTGGAGTTGGGCGGTAAAGCTGCAGCAATTGTAGATGAGACagctgattttgaaactgcAGCTCGGAATATTGTACTGGGTGCATGGGCCAATTCTGGCCAGATTTGCATGTCCACTGAGCGGATCTTTGTGACCAAGGAAGCTGCTGACGGTTTCAATAAGGCAATCACAAAGGTATCTCACGAAGAACTGAACCAGGATTATCTGCAATGCCGCCAGATATCCCCTGTGAACTCCAAGCGTATCGAACAGCTTGCAAAAGATGCAGTTAGCAAAGGTGCTACGTCGATTGTCAATGGTATTCCAAAGGCTAAAGATGGCGATGTGTCTAAATCCATCCTCACAAATGTTTCACAAGATAGCGAATTATTTGATAGCGAGACATTTGCACCCCTCGCTTTCTTCAACATTGTCGACTCGGTTGATCAGGCTATAGATTTGGttaacagcagcaagttcGGACTGAACAGCTCTGTCTGGACGGCTGATACAGCCAAAGGAATCGAGATTGCCAGGAAGATCAACTCTGGCACTGTCCACATCAACGGCAACACTGTATTCGATCATGGTAGCGTCCCTCATGGAGGTGTCAAAAACAGTGGCTTCGGAAGGTTTAATGGCCAGTGGGGAATTGATGAGTTTACAGTTATAAAAACTATCACCTACCCAGTTTAA